The Vigna unguiculata cultivar IT97K-499-35 chromosome 6, ASM411807v1, whole genome shotgun sequence genome contains a region encoding:
- the LOC114187524 gene encoding uncharacterized protein LOC114187524 isoform X2 has protein sequence MARNPESETGSGLRKRNGTTISELISELRDSFLTSDFDRIEKVLLAREERLEAELDKKEREIGSLKEKIAIERLGRINAELELKKLRQKKVAISDTGFGLGCETVVNWEKCNVDGGGEVEGGKVGALGKKERRVAALESKKERDVCEQKKEVVGISGSVSLKTDEGGLGASGGKIDVTIGSDVDEATLDKKETSNDHRSSAAAFQKNLLSGLTASIGNLKRKFVSSPKLDANVLKGLDSDASSSSSSSSSSSSSSSPFDMDSLPISNNKKARADATSLRLNSLQR, from the exons ATGGCCCGAAACCCGGAATCCGAAACCGGGTCGGGTCTGAGGAAGAGAAACGGAACGACCATCTCCGAGTTGATTTCCGAGCTGCGCGACTCGTTCCTGACTAGCGACTTTGACCGAATCGAGAAGGTGCTATTGGCGCGGGAAGAGAGGCTGGAGGCAGAGCTCGACAAGAAGGAGAGAGAAATTGGGTCCCTCAAAGAAAAAATCGCTATTGAGAGGTTGGGGAGGATCAATGCGGAGTTGGAACTGAAGAAGCTGAGGCAAAAGAAGGTAGCGATTAGTGATACTGGGTTTGGTTTGGGTTGTGAGACTGTTGTGAATTGGGAAAAATGCAATGTTGATGGTGGTGGTGAAGTGGAAGGTGGAAAGGTTGGAGCTTTGGGGAAAAAGGAGAGAAGGGTTGCTGCATTGGAGAGTAAGAAGGAGAGGGATGTTTGTGAGCAGAAGAAGGAAGTGGTTGGAATCAGTGGCTCTGTGTCTTTGAAGACAGATGAAGGTGGTTTAGGTGCTTCAG GGGGCAAAATTGATGTTACTATAGGAAGTGATGTAGATGAAGCAACATTGGACAAGAAAGAGACCAGTAATGACCATCGAAGTTCAGCAGCAGCATTCCAGAAAAATCTTCTGAGTGGATTGACTGCAAGCATTGGGAATCTGAAAAGGAAATTTGTTTCTTCGCCCAAATTAGATGCAAATGTCTTGAAGGGCTTAGATAGTGATGCTTCCTCTTCTAGTTCCAGTTCCAGTTCCAGTTCTAGTTCTTCTAGTCCATTTGATATGGATAGTCTACCTATTTCAAACAATAAGAAAGCTAGAGCAGATGCAACTAGTCTTAGACTGAATTCATTGCAAAGGTAA
- the LOC114187524 gene encoding uncharacterized protein LOC114187524 isoform X1, translated as MARNPESETGSGLRKRNGTTISELISELRDSFLTSDFDRIEKVLLAREERLEAELDKKEREIGSLKEKIAIERLGRINAELELKKLRQKKVAISDTGFGLGCETVVNWEKCNVDGGGEVEGGKVGALGKKERRVAALESKKERDVCEQKKEVVGISGSVSLKTDEGGLGASEGGKIDVTIGSDVDEATLDKKETSNDHRSSAAAFQKNLLSGLTASIGNLKRKFVSSPKLDANVLKGLDSDASSSSSSSSSSSSSSSPFDMDSLPISNNKKARADATSLRLNSLQR; from the exons ATGGCCCGAAACCCGGAATCCGAAACCGGGTCGGGTCTGAGGAAGAGAAACGGAACGACCATCTCCGAGTTGATTTCCGAGCTGCGCGACTCGTTCCTGACTAGCGACTTTGACCGAATCGAGAAGGTGCTATTGGCGCGGGAAGAGAGGCTGGAGGCAGAGCTCGACAAGAAGGAGAGAGAAATTGGGTCCCTCAAAGAAAAAATCGCTATTGAGAGGTTGGGGAGGATCAATGCGGAGTTGGAACTGAAGAAGCTGAGGCAAAAGAAGGTAGCGATTAGTGATACTGGGTTTGGTTTGGGTTGTGAGACTGTTGTGAATTGGGAAAAATGCAATGTTGATGGTGGTGGTGAAGTGGAAGGTGGAAAGGTTGGAGCTTTGGGGAAAAAGGAGAGAAGGGTTGCTGCATTGGAGAGTAAGAAGGAGAGGGATGTTTGTGAGCAGAAGAAGGAAGTGGTTGGAATCAGTGGCTCTGTGTCTTTGAAGACAGATGAAGGTGGTTTAGGTGCTTCAG AAGGGGGCAAAATTGATGTTACTATAGGAAGTGATGTAGATGAAGCAACATTGGACAAGAAAGAGACCAGTAATGACCATCGAAGTTCAGCAGCAGCATTCCAGAAAAATCTTCTGAGTGGATTGACTGCAAGCATTGGGAATCTGAAAAGGAAATTTGTTTCTTCGCCCAAATTAGATGCAAATGTCTTGAAGGGCTTAGATAGTGATGCTTCCTCTTCTAGTTCCAGTTCCAGTTCCAGTTCTAGTTCTTCTAGTCCATTTGATATGGATAGTCTACCTATTTCAAACAATAAGAAAGCTAGAGCAGATGCAACTAGTCTTAGACTGAATTCATTGCAAAGGTAA
- the LOC114187012 gene encoding cytochrome P450 71D9-like: MDIALQNLLSLPILPLFLILFTVFTIFWRTKTKSSNSKLPPGPPKLPLIGNLHQLGAMPHHGLAKLSHQFGPLMHIKLGALSTVVVSSPEMAKEVMKTHDIAFANRPYLLAADVISYGSKGISFSPYGGYWRQMRKICTFELLTPKRVESFKAIRDEEASKLVKEVGLREGSSMNLSKMINSCSYGLTSSVAFGGKSNDQEAFIAVMKDVLKVVAGFSLADLYPIKVLPVLTGLRSRVEKLHQEVDRILEKIVRDHRVTKETNEKEGEDLVDVLLKLQKQNNLEHPLSDNVIKATILDIFSAGSGTSAKTIDWAMSELVKNPKVMEKAQSEIRRVFGEKGHVDEANLHEVKYLKSIIKETLRLHPPVPLLLPRECSERCEINGYEIEAKSKVIVNTWAIGRDPNYWSDAEKFFPERFLDCSVDYKGADFQFIPFGAGKRMCPGITFGIANVELLLANLLFHFDWKMPNGNKCEELDMTESFGLSVRRKQDLYLIPYIWHSFC, from the exons ATGGACATTGCTCTCCAAAACCTTCTCTCACTACCAATCTTACCCTTGTTCCTCATCTTGTTCACAGTGTTTACCATATTCTGGAGAACAAAAACCAAGTCTTCAAACTCCAAGTTACCACCAGGACCACCAAAACTACCCCTTATAGGAAACTTGCACCAGCTTGGAGCAATGCCTCATCACGGCCTGGCAAAACTTTCACACCAATTTGGCCCTCTCATGCACATAAAACTTGGTGCACTTTCCACCGTAGTGGTGTCTTCCCCTGAAATGGCCAAGGAAGTGATGAAGACACATGACATCGCTTTTGCAAATAGGCCTTATCTTCTTGCAGCAGATGTTATATCCTATGGCTCCAAGGGTATCAGTTTTTCCCCTTATGGCGGTTACTGGAGGCAGATGAGAAAAATTTGCACCTTTGAGCTACTAACTCCAAAGCGTGTTGAATCATTCAAAGCAATTAGGGATGAGGAGGCATCAAAGCTTGTTAAAGAGGTGGGTTTGAGAGAAGGGTCATCTATGAATCTCAGTAAGATGATCAATTCATGCTCTTATGGATTGACATCAAGTGTAGCTTTTGGAGGTAAATCCAATGATCAAGAAGCTTTCATAGCTGTTATGAAAGATGTGTTAAAAGTTGTTGCTGGTTTTTCTCTGGCTGACTTGTATCCTATTAAAGTGCTTCCAGTTTTGACTGGATTAAGGTCCAGAGTTGAGAAGTTACATCAAGAAGTAGATAGGATCCTAGAGAAAATTGTGAGAGATCACAGGGTAACAAAGGAAACCAATGAAAAAGAAGGAGAGGATCTTGTTGATGTTCTGCTAAAGCTTCAGAAACAGAACAACCTTGAGCATCCTCTATCTGACAACGTTATCAAAGCAACCATTTTG GATATCTTCAGTGCTGGAAGTGGTACTTCAGCTAAAACCATAGATTGGGCCATGTCAGAACTTGTCAAAAATCCAAAGGTGATGGAGAAAGCACAATCTGAGATAAGAAGGGTGTTTGGTGAAAAGGGGCATGTAGATGAAGCTAACCTCCATGAAGTGAAGTACTTAAAGTCAATAATCAAAGAAACACTGCGACTACACCCTCCTGTTCCATTATTACTACCAAGAGAGTGCAGTGAGAGATGTGAAATCAATGGGTATGAAATAGAAGCTAAGAGCAAGGTTATTGTTAATACTTGGGCTATTGGAAGGGATCCAAACTATTGGAGTGATGCTGAGAAGTTTTTTCCAGAAAGGTTTCTTGATTGTTCAGTTGATTACAAAGGTGCAGATTTTCAGTTTATTCCATTTGGTGCTGGAAAAAGAATGTGCCCTGGAATCACTTTTGGCATTGCCAATGTTGAACTGTTGCTAGCAAATTTACTTTTCCATTTTGATTGGAAGATGCCTAATGGGAATAAGTGTGAAGAGCTTGACATGACTGAATCATTTGGTTTGTCTGTTAGAAGAAAACAAGATTTGTATTTGATTCCTTACATTTGGCATTCATTTTGCTAA
- the LOC114187165 gene encoding cytochrome P450 71D9-like has protein sequence MDLQTLYFISIFIFMFIAYKIITKKSASTPKLPPGPWRLPIIGNIHNLVGSLPHRRLRDLSAKHGPLMHLKLGEVSTIVVSSAECAKEVLKTHDLIFASRPPILASKIMSYDSMGIAFSPYGDYWRQLRKICALELLSSKRVQSFQPIREEELTKFIKSIASREGSTINLTKEILTTISTIVSRTALGSKFREHQKFISAVRKATEVAGGFDLGDLYPSAAWLQNISGLKSKIEKYHQQTDQIMQSIVDDHRKTKSSAAQGQGELVEDDLVDVLMKEEFGLSDNGIKAVILDIYGGGSETSSKTITWAMAEIIKDPRVMKKVQAEVREVFGKEGDPNESEMENLKYLKCVVKETLRLHPPGPLLLPRECGEACEIKGYHIPMKSKMIINAWAIGRDPNHWTDAERFYPERFIGSDVDYKGNNFEYIPFGAGRRMCPGLTFGLTSVEFPLALLLYHFDWEVPNGIKNEDLDMTEAFGISVGRKDDLQLIPVTFHP, from the exons ATGGATCTTCAAACCCTCTACTTCAtatccattttcatttttatgtttattgcatacaaaataataacaaagaaaTCTGCCTCAACTCCAAAATTGCCACCAGGGCCATGGAGGCTACCTATCATAGGGAACATACACAACCTTGTTGGCTCACTTCCCCATCGTAGACTGAGAGATTTATCAGCAAAACATGGACCCTTGATGCATCTGAAGCTTGGAGAGGTTTCTACCATTGTGGTTTCATCTGCAGAATGTGCTAAAGAAGTGTTAAAAACCCATGATCTTATCTTTGCATCAAGGCCTCCAATACTAGCTTCAAAGATAATGTCTTATGATTCTATGGGCATTGCTTTCTCTCCTTATGGTGACTATTGGAGACAGCTAAGGAAGATTTGTGCGTTGGAGCTGCTAAGCTCCAAACGTGTCCAATCTTTCCAGCCAATCAGAGAGGAAGAGCTCACTAAATTCATAAAAAGCATTGCTTCAAGAGAAGGGTCAACCATCAATCTCACCAAAGAAATCCTTACAACAATATCTACAATTGTTTCAAGGACAGCCCTTGGAAGCAAGTTTAGGGAGCATCAAAAGTTCATATCAGCTGTAAGGAAAGCCACAGAGGTTGCTGGAGGTTTTGACTTGGGAGATTTGTACCCTTCTGCTGCATGGCTTCAGAACATCTCAGGGTTGAAGTCTAAGATTGAGAAGTATCATCAACAAACTGATCAGATAATGCAGAGCATCGTGGATGATCATAGAAAGACTAAGTCAAGTGCTGCACAAGGCCAGGGTGAACTAGTGGAGGATGATCTTGTAGATGTTCTCATGAAGGAGGAGTTTGGCTTAAGTGACAATGGTATCAAGGCTGTGATTTTG GATATCTATGGAGGGGGGAGTGAGACATCATCTAAAACCATAACATGGGCAATGGCAGAGATAATAAAAGATCCAAGagtgatgaagaaggtacaagCTGAGGTAAGAGAGGTATTTGGTAAAGAAGGAGACCCTAATGAAAGTGAGATGGAgaatctaaaatatttgaaatgtgTTGTGAAAGAGACATTGAGACTGCACCCTCCTGGTCCACTTCTACTTCCAAGAGAGTGTGGAGAAGCTTGTGAGATAAAAGGGTATCACATACCAATGAAAAGCAAGATGATTATCAATGCTTGGGCCATTGGAAGAGACCCAAATCATTGGACTGATGCAGAGAGGTTTTATCCTGAGAGGTTCATTGGAAGTGATGTTGACTACAAAGGCAATAATTTTGAGTATATTCCATTTGGTGCTGGAAGAAGAATGTGCCCTGGCCTTACATTTGGCTTGACCAGTGTGGAGTTTCCTCTTGCATTGTtattgtatcattttgattggGAAGTTCCCAATGGAATTAAGAATGAAGATTTGGATATGACTGAGGCTTTTGGAATATCAGTTGGCAGAAAAGATGATTTGCAACTGATTCCTGTCACTTTCCATCCTTGA